In a single window of the Mesorhizobium shangrilense genome:
- a CDS encoding DUF982 domain-containing protein, translated as MLAKPFEKPLRVFVGLGFPRQLNTVVDAYQFAQEWCGNSPEQRAAVRACKAALAGDVDAETARGVFAAFARKKDILIEDDEHILPPRGFNPQSSHA; from the coding sequence ATGCTTGCGAAACCATTTGAGAAGCCGCTTCGGGTATTCGTCGGACTGGGCTTCCCGCGTCAGCTGAATACCGTTGTCGACGCCTACCAGTTCGCGCAGGAATGGTGCGGAAACAGCCCCGAGCAGCGAGCGGCCGTCCGAGCATGCAAGGCGGCTCTCGCCGGCGACGTTGATGCCGAGACCGCCCGCGGCGTGTTCGCGGCCTTCGCTCGCAAGAAGGACATCCTCATCGAGGACGATGAGCACATCCTTCCTCCCAGGGGCTTTAACCCTCAATCCAGTCACGCCTGA
- a CDS encoding DUF6551 family protein, translating into MSDLPAIEGTFPDPGELPVVDWVSKHLIDVDHGYQRPEDAARAEKIARAFSWSKFGAVVLVPKGDRYAIIDGQHRAAAAKLHPLVDHLPAVIMPSVQGTVAEAASFIGLNAERKAVSGLELHHARLAAGDEDAQTLADVVRRAGARIPKNPGDHKPGDTIAVAALQALIGRHGAMRTREYLEILVKAECCPVQANQLKAVECLMSDPEFRGQVDGEDLTSVVKTMGATAEHEAKRFGATHCVPFWKGLASTWFQKCRKRRPAAGPASVRMEATSPQKREGSHSATVAAAPQRFRTVVPNALPVQRNVTSAVMGDPPAGRSALDHKRSA; encoded by the coding sequence ATGAGCGACCTTCCCGCAATTGAGGGAACGTTTCCCGATCCCGGGGAGCTTCCAGTTGTCGACTGGGTGTCGAAGCACCTGATCGACGTCGACCATGGCTATCAGCGGCCGGAAGACGCGGCGCGAGCCGAGAAGATCGCACGGGCATTCTCGTGGTCGAAGTTCGGCGCCGTCGTACTGGTGCCCAAAGGGGACCGGTACGCGATCATCGACGGTCAGCATCGCGCCGCCGCTGCGAAGCTCCATCCGCTCGTCGACCACCTTCCGGCGGTGATCATGCCGTCGGTGCAAGGCACTGTAGCGGAGGCGGCCAGCTTCATCGGCCTCAATGCCGAACGGAAGGCGGTCAGCGGCCTCGAGCTCCATCACGCCCGCCTGGCGGCTGGCGACGAGGATGCCCAAACACTGGCGGACGTTGTTCGACGTGCCGGCGCTCGTATCCCGAAGAACCCGGGCGACCACAAGCCGGGCGACACGATCGCGGTCGCCGCGCTGCAGGCGCTGATCGGCAGACATGGGGCGATGCGCACTCGCGAATATCTGGAGATCCTGGTCAAGGCGGAATGCTGTCCGGTGCAGGCGAACCAGCTGAAGGCGGTCGAGTGCCTGATGTCGGATCCAGAGTTTCGCGGCCAGGTCGACGGCGAGGATCTGACGTCGGTGGTGAAGACCATGGGCGCAACAGCCGAGCACGAGGCGAAGCGCTTCGGCGCGACGCACTGCGTACCGTTCTGGAAGGGGCTGGCGTCGACCTGGTTCCAGAAGTGCAGGAAGCGGAGGCCGGCGGCGGGCCCTGCATCAGTTCGCATGGAGGCGACTTCCCCTCAAAAGCGGGAAGGTTCCCATTCAGCCACGGTTGCCGCTGCTCCGCAGCGCTTCCGCACAGTCGTCCCGAACGCGCTGCCGGTTCAGCGCAACGTCACCAGTGCCGTCATGGGCGACCCGCCCGCCGGCAGATCAGCACTCGATCACAAGAGGTCAGCATGA
- a CDS encoding ribonuclease H family protein, with protein MNRNWKKPAQFDLPGIAGAGPSKQDLRREANRLVAAGSVPVTRIPTGAREIPERLTNQQRGELSRDIRGLKRSSGDRPQIRGPIDRAVPPGLVIYADGACEPNPGVGGWGFAVYRDGVEIHSECGGEPSTTNNVMELTGVLQALHWVAANVFEDPLPRIFCDSQYVVNGCNDWRHGWKAKGWRRGGPNAKPENSAIANLDLWKALDQVLTAIPIKLEWCKGHAGIIGNERADELSLMGRESVLPRSSTAMIEDQLRMRA; from the coding sequence ATGAACCGAAACTGGAAGAAGCCCGCACAGTTCGATCTCCCTGGCATCGCCGGAGCCGGGCCGTCAAAGCAAGACCTGCGGCGCGAGGCCAACAGGCTCGTCGCCGCCGGCAGCGTGCCTGTGACGCGTATTCCGACCGGTGCCCGTGAGATCCCCGAGAGGCTGACAAATCAGCAACGCGGAGAGCTCAGCCGGGACATCAGGGGCTTGAAGCGTTCATCTGGGGATCGTCCCCAGATACGCGGCCCGATCGACCGCGCCGTGCCTCCTGGCCTCGTCATCTACGCCGACGGCGCATGTGAGCCGAACCCCGGCGTTGGCGGCTGGGGTTTCGCGGTCTACCGCGACGGCGTCGAGATCCATTCGGAATGTGGCGGCGAGCCGAGCACGACCAACAACGTGATGGAACTCACCGGCGTGCTGCAGGCGCTGCACTGGGTTGCGGCCAACGTCTTCGAGGATCCGCTCCCGCGCATCTTCTGCGACAGCCAGTACGTCGTGAACGGCTGCAACGACTGGCGTCACGGCTGGAAGGCGAAGGGCTGGCGACGCGGCGGGCCGAACGCCAAGCCAGAGAATTCCGCGATCGCCAACCTCGATCTCTGGAAGGCGCTTGATCAGGTGCTCACGGCCATCCCGATCAAGCTGGAGTGGTGCAAGGGGCACGCCGGCATCATTGGCAACGAGCGCGCGGACGAACTTTCGCTGATGGGTCGAGAGTCAGTCTTGCCGCGCTCCAGCACGGCCATGATCGAAGACCAGCTGCGAATGAGGGCCTGA
- a CDS encoding DUF6456 domain-containing protein, with the protein MKAKKSQELVAGVRIDGARRIDLTSQRARREAARAAAVDAPPVEDDRVARIWERDEARTQAAKRMGAEAKRSAKLMVADGGKDGSTLTKVRIRDLQGQQSRSLVQNMRCRPGSFEWQYGRNKQNSLFHAGSHLARLWEQAGIAVASSADFLRGTASGYATGISAARLAKIEKLAAFVSEVGRKASDRLVAYCVHGMTSTEVAKAHGIPGRDIAAVLRQDLQACAEHFNFIGKRR; encoded by the coding sequence GTGAAAGCCAAGAAATCGCAAGAGCTGGTAGCCGGTGTTCGCATTGATGGCGCGCGCCGCATTGACCTCACCTCTCAGCGGGCCCGGCGCGAAGCCGCTCGAGCAGCGGCGGTCGACGCCCCGCCGGTTGAGGATGATCGCGTGGCGCGCATCTGGGAACGGGATGAGGCTCGCACACAGGCAGCGAAGCGCATGGGCGCCGAGGCGAAGCGCAGCGCGAAGCTGATGGTGGCCGACGGTGGTAAGGACGGATCCACACTGACGAAGGTGAGGATCCGTGACCTTCAGGGACAGCAATCCAGAAGCCTGGTGCAGAACATGCGCTGCCGTCCTGGATCATTCGAATGGCAGTACGGGCGGAACAAGCAGAATTCGCTCTTCCATGCGGGAAGCCACCTGGCTCGCCTCTGGGAGCAAGCGGGGATCGCCGTCGCGAGTTCGGCCGACTTCCTGAGAGGCACCGCGTCTGGATACGCCACTGGCATCTCGGCAGCGCGCCTCGCCAAGATCGAGAAGCTGGCCGCGTTCGTGAGTGAAGTTGGGCGCAAGGCCTCGGATCGGCTCGTCGCCTACTGCGTCCATGGGATGACATCCACCGAGGTGGCAAAGGCCCACGGCATCCCCGGGAGAGACATTGCCGCCGTGCTGCGCCAAGACCTGCAAGCCTGCGCGGAGCACTTCAATTTTATAGGAAAGCGGAGGTAA